Part of the Helicobacter bilis genome is shown below.
TTCATTCAATATGGAATCTATGCTTCTGCTTTGTAGCTTACCCTTAAAGTTAGGGATAGCACAAAATGAGCATTGCTGATTGCAACCTTCGCTAATTTTCACATAAGCATGGATTTGTGAGCCTGTAATCACTCGCTTTTCATCTTTTTGCAAATATACGCTATCATTCATTACGCCTTTTTTGTCTTTAATCATTGTATCTATTTTGTCATAATCACTCACACCTGTGAGAATGTCAATCTCTGGAATCATCTCTTTAATCTCTTTTGCATAGCGTGCTACAAGACAGCCACTAGCCACTAGCAATGCCCCCTTTTTACGCCCCTCTAATGCTTCAAATATATGTCCTAAACTTTCTTTTTTTGCTGCCTCGATAAAACCGCAAGTATTGATTATAATCACATCGGCACTGCCTAAATCCTGCGTGATCTCATAATCTTGCAATTTACCTAACATAACTTCAGAATCTACAAGATTCTTAGAACACCCAAGTGAGACTACATGGAGTTTTTTCATAATTGCTATTCCTTTTATATCAGCTTGTTTTGTCTATTTGTCGTATAAATTAACAGAGAGTTTATAGCAAAACTTTATGAGATATGGCAAATATGAATGGCTTATGTAGCGACTCTATGCTTCGTTTATAGAATCTATTTTGCCATACAATCAATAGCTAAAAAATTAAACTCAATTTCAGAGTCTTTATATAGCCTTTTAAATTTTTAGATTCTACACAGCGCAAATAACACGATCCTAAAATTTGGATTCAAAATCATGTATCACTTACATTCAACTAAAATATATATATAATAATAGTAATGGATATTATATTTTATATAATAATAAAATTTTATGCTATTATTATAATTAAATTTTGGTGTAAATACCTAAACATTGCTTGGCGTATAAAGCTGTATTTTTGTGTAAATGTCATAAAACTTGAAAGGATAATTTAATAATGAAACATAAGGGAATATTTGGAATCTTTTTAATCTGTGTTTGGCTCAATGTTGCGTATGCGATAAACACAGAGGATAACAACACTCTTGATAAAGAGAAATCATCTGCAAAAAGCTATAAATTAAACAAAGTGATTGCCACTGTTAGCACAGCCACCGGTTTTGAACAGGAACTAAAGAATGCCCCAGCGTCCATGTCTATTATAACTAATAAAGACTTGCAAGGTCGTCCCATTCGTGATTTAGGCGATGCAGTCTCACAAATACCCGGAGTTAGCATTGATGCAGGGGCAACAAATACTGGCGGATACTCTGTGTCTATACGCGGTATGCCAAGTAGCTATACATTATTCCTTGTTGATGGCACAAGGCAAGATGTAAGCAGTGAAGCATTTCCAAACTTTAGCTTTTCTCAAGGCTCATTTATGCCGCCTATTAGTGCAATTGATAAAATTGAAGTGATAAGAGGTCCTGCATCAGTAATTTATGGCAGTGATGCTATTGGCGGCGTTGTTAATGTTATCTTGAAAAGACACTTTGAAAAATGGGTGGGTAATGCAACCATAGAAACGACACTCCAAGAGAAAAATAATTTTGGGCATGTTGCAGGCGTTATGTTATTTAGTGCGGGTCCGCTTGATTCTGCAAAGAAGTGGTCTTTGCAAATTAGGGCAAAAGAATCCTATCAATTTGCACCAAAAACTTTTGTTGTGCCTATACCAAATAGTCAAACAACACTCACAGGCAATAGCTCAATCATTGGTGCAGGTGAGAATAATCAAGCACAAGTTGGCACAAGGCTTGGCTACACTATGAATGAAAATAATTACTTTTATGTTGATGCAGCACATTTTAATCAATGGTATGATCCAAATGTATTTGAAAATTCATTTTTTACACGCAATAATTTGATTGCACGACACCAAGGCAGTTATGGGGAAAAGGGGCTTATACGCACAGATTCTAGTATGCAATATAACTCCATGTATAATCAAACTAGAAATCGTCTAGCACAAGATGTCATACTAGAACATAGGACAATTTTTCCATTTTGGCGTATGAAGATTATAGCAGGAGCTCAATATGTGTATAATAGTGTTGCAGCACTCAATGGCACTGCATTTGGCGGGGATACACCATCGCTTATAGATAGACATACACTAAGTATTTATGCTGAAGATGAATATATGATACTTGATGATTTAATATTGACATTTGGCGGACGAATGAATGTCAATTCTGCATTCGGGTTTAACTTCTCTCCAAGAGCATATCTCATTTACCATGCGATAGAAAATGAAACATTTGGCGATCTCACTATTAAGGGTGGCGTATCTACAGGTTACAAAATGCCAACTATTACAAATGTAACACCCGGGTGGAGCTCTAGCACAGGAAAAGGAGCTATTAGGGTATATGGAAATCCAGATTTAAAGCCAGAATCTTCTATTAACTATGAACTTGCGGTTATGCATGACACAGATTATAGCGATATATCTGCTACCGCTTTTTTTACTCAGTTTTATGACAAAATTGCAAGTTATGCGGTTGCAAAAGGTGGGAGTTTGCCTGCAGGATTCACATGTGAGGCTAATTGGGCTAATGGTAATACTAGCAGTGGCACTATAAGTCCATCATGTCAAAGCTAT
Proteins encoded:
- a CDS encoding TonB-dependent receptor domain-containing protein; translated protein: MKHKGIFGIFLICVWLNVAYAINTEDNNTLDKEKSSAKSYKLNKVIATVSTATGFEQELKNAPASMSIITNKDLQGRPIRDLGDAVSQIPGVSIDAGATNTGGYSVSIRGMPSSYTLFLVDGTRQDVSSEAFPNFSFSQGSFMPPISAIDKIEVIRGPASVIYGSDAIGGVVNVILKRHFEKWVGNATIETTLQEKNNFGHVAGVMLFSAGPLDSAKKWSLQIRAKESYQFAPKTFVVPIPNSQTTLTGNSSIIGAGENNQAQVGTRLGYTMNENNYFYVDAAHFNQWYDPNVFENSFFTRNNLIARHQGSYGEKGLIRTDSSMQYNSMYNQTRNRLAQDVILEHRTIFPFWRMKIIAGAQYVYNSVAALNGTAFGGDTPSLIDRHTLSIYAEDEYMILDDLILTFGGRMNVNSAFGFNFSPRAYLIYHAIENETFGDLTIKGGVSTGYKMPTITNVTPGWSSSTGKGAIRVYGNPDLKPESSINYELAVMHDTDYSDISATAFFTQFYDKIASYAVAKGGSLPAGFTCEANWANGNTSSGTISPSCQSYYNVDSAISYGIELALQLKPIDIVYGDIGATLSYTWNKNEATSGNSKGLPLTGIPEHTLNMAINYNYNDIFGTFLRGEFRANQLRMNVLGRTSSKDALETFYNNNPGLSIYYKPYFLLHLGGNYNITNNLRLNFGIYNLLDHNFIDYYLAKSSSNGSATTAYNNYATIYEGRRYYISVSMDF